Proteins co-encoded in one Spiroplasma gladiatoris genomic window:
- a CDS encoding lipoprotein, whose product MKKLLSLLGAIGLVATASSTVVACPKKSEETSSSIKDLSDLPVKELGAIKGTGDTPSVVDLVKAINAKNKDYGLDDKDVVIDGTPSDKTATIKASDKSTNFKGSVTLTYTYEKDTSKREKFNLSLVEDVINKTGLAGAVRPNDLNIGFLTTPDLRNKEKIVSSVRDFIDVVVEAAKALYNLNTEQIMGMIEIDYQDNNGASIDPNNDNKDTYQIIGSVKQGHENDIDGFTAEGKATIKLKQQTLKLSDIVKTKALGKINIDSDDAYTIKNTIMIAAQNSNSELKTYTTSINPSVQILNYDLDKGTARIAPIINSDFISNDIVEISYEVVRPEAGNSLLDFTVMSNSYDPNAEYNLGLPLDLSEEPKESLDSWEDSDIANVVNYLTELDGTYIEYWSQFYTTNKRYFLDSQKDEDKTKAENQLVSYEQFKKDFKDIFELTLEDYTSSEESDNEISGIITLKVKNGKENIYASQKFSLSGSIKVYYSLTGGY is encoded by the coding sequence ATGAAAAAATTATTAAGTTTATTAGGAGCAATTGGATTAGTTGCTACTGCTTCAAGCACAGTTGTTGCTTGTCCCAAAAAAAGTGAAGAAACTAGTTCATCAATTAAAGATTTAAGTGATTTACCAGTAAAAGAATTGGGGGCAATAAAAGGAACTGGAGACACACCTAGTGTAGTTGATCTTGTTAAAGCAATAAATGCTAAAAATAAAGATTATGGATTAGATGATAAAGATGTAGTTATCGATGGTACTCCAAGCGATAAAACAGCTACCATTAAAGCTAGTGATAAATCAACAAACTTTAAAGGAAGTGTCACATTAACATACACTTATGAAAAAGACACTTCTAAAAGAGAAAAATTTAATTTATCTTTAGTAGAAGATGTTATTAATAAAACAGGACTTGCTGGAGCAGTTAGACCGAATGATTTAAATATAGGTTTTTTAACTACACCTGATTTAAGAAATAAAGAAAAAATTGTATCTTCTGTGAGAGATTTTATAGACGTTGTAGTAGAAGCTGCTAAAGCTTTGTATAATTTAAACACAGAGCAAATAATGGGTATGATTGAAATAGATTATCAAGATAATAATGGTGCTTCAATAGACCCGAATAATGATAATAAAGATACTTATCAAATTATTGGTAGTGTTAAACAAGGTCATGAAAATGATATTGATGGTTTTACAGCCGAAGGAAAAGCGACAATTAAATTAAAACAACAAACTCTAAAATTATCAGATATAGTTAAAACAAAAGCCTTAGGAAAAATAAATATTGATAGCGATGATGCTTATACAATCAAAAATACAATTATGATTGCTGCACAAAATTCAAATTCAGAACTTAAAACATACACTACTTCAATTAATCCTAGTGTTCAAATATTAAATTATGACTTAGATAAGGGTACAGCACGTATTGCTCCAATTATCAATAGTGATTTTATATCAAATGATATAGTAGAAATATCTTATGAGGTTGTTAGGCCAGAAGCAGGTAATTCTTTATTAGATTTCACTGTAATGAGTAATAGTTATGATCCTAATGCAGAATATAATTTGGGTTTACCTTTAGATTTATCTGAAGAACCTAAAGAATCATTAGATTCTTGAGAAGATAGTGATATTGCAAATGTAGTTAATTATTTAACAGAATTAGATGGAACATATATTGAATATTGATCACAATTTTATACTACTAATAAAAGATATTTTTTAGATAGTCAAAAAGATGAAGATAAAACAAAAGCTGAAAACCAATTAGTATCTTATGAACAGTTCAAAAAAGATTTTAAAGATATTTTTGAACTTACTTTAGAAGATTACACATCTTCAGAAGAAAGCGATAATGAAATATCTGGTATTATTACTTTAAAAGTTAAAAATGGTAAAGAAAATATTTACGCATCTCAAAAATTTAGTTTATCAGGTTCAATAAAAGTTTATTATAGTTTAACAGGAGGTTATTAA
- a CDS encoding ABC transporter permease: protein MKKISLWLYLKQGLKGVYKFKIQFYVIVILTFISSLILGISLSASTRIINNYKEIVPKMEKFDYVATREVGTVNNKDSKTVPLMDFIDFQFLAKKYSTQPATSDLNSGVGYNFNLISVDKESTNLTGEAKKGKDKFSLQKINDGLKEQYLKNYQETFISKSFEDDSLRSELFNLLSSDNFLETIFHYEYQQFSGVIEYKDTYDKFKKLKISSTTKYADFVDGSTIANNENFNFKKVVFENFIVKGIQILKSNFLNDLKSRASYLKGTTFDKLWEIGIINDNNIDTLFDKSTNSLKNDSVSKYDLYLQTAFTTLLGQIINSAIDYVQYYIDEAISEVSKVNADKIIDNELLKNQFNIVDNKKDNSGFNYYDKTNNQIIANTLFTFIFGNKYNNQTSSKVEQSQKINNMQYNVEGQNFQVPYLQQIDLDYDLMHKEDSINYQNYYCYSKTDKFTRGLRGSLNQLIVTLNNNKPTGSVGRMDVLKLLKFEERGSSLNENLVSEKGFFSFANRNELNRNSINDIKLFYLKSQISAEATNVKVENRAEMNFSDAQQEKKYRLIVLDDLWKSRLTVVSGSYPKADNEILINPQYAKANKIKLGSSISIGGSTFIISGFGVDPLTFFPVSDASVPIPNSKKGLIAFGTESTLSKIITSDYGKFTTKYLNTFVTSKQDKKHKNASYDMLNYYSNMMSNESYLYQSYNAKQKVAEQTNNKKDFKDAQSYIDSFNIGFEKFSTFNDSSLSYNWTVAPKITQIFQVFSYSAASIIALIALAATLIGIKKTIQLNAGEITILKAMGARSSSIAVSYISYGIISCFLIVPIAWVISAFCQEAIVSLLISYTGGAYWQATFDWEAILASFSIFGVLTIGVSYYVAYRLVKKPVLEIAVDASLEKEHKILNKLKKLLTFKRSFSSRFSTELAINGFSKTLLTAITIFLNTFLISGVMAIPGIVKKTLSEYYKNVNYQNSMDNIGVVGNAPLSKTSLSAWKGVESYEDQYIDTKSKLEADIGMVGKTTSSVQPISEHSVIPKVLISESKTNSLSYDWAYNVVTEGLKDESGNPIADSNVISYIASFFGNNLVQMIGKSISIEDIQLLLDWIIHSDNEKYQNLDARKEKILQFSSLLSNGLPAIIKTLFSSIDIESSNGQWKQKIIDVILAQTPAYVRNYVNKSQNRINQYRFGWNFNSYIPTVDSMYTKVNMKSNLKPTTITGLDKTQTALKISQKANNIFFTNEDIKKIQDILYGNVVQNEDLVINNIKVYDAQNKKISIPALVNNESNIIYKFEDNQIKNLKTDQTRLTLAKDGANIPNSAWKYDDRDYQLYKNKSLTKENSWLDPASLSNSKFTYSPVFRGDSENEVGDGFYTKGFDRYNSAKKMVDNTYGFYNLESKVVNGQETLNAEIRPYYQYDNMMLFIPMERYEEFKEIINQGNAINRDAWYGEVSSDKVPEDTKKDWNSILGYSSNKFMWIRPYSLYFEPVKTYSKPKENLTGAETKDLTTIRTNFIQYAFARTNNPISITNDYEIEWNKLSKGNVNEISLLNYENVGVYGESVIIADQSLVNLVNGYNVSRYIPFEFSYEDKSKPSGQYDAGDGTMIDTYKLNKPESQIDPANKEKWVFGDNDFEKSIRPNMWYNGSFSNAIEPYFISTQASFAMDPNIGDYSVNGPNNFLATVELKDYKFLGDQKNLINQISNLVITIGTFFIVFMIIVSTLSIILISDIYVNQYKRFMVVMKALGYSNREVITYTFKFVTIWSLILFALATALSYLTVYLAMHFISLYVISIPMGFVWWTPLVSSLLVVVCYVVAISITTRKIRTQSPTLLIM, encoded by the coding sequence ATGAAAAAGATTAGTTTATGACTATATCTAAAACAAGGATTAAAAGGAGTTTACAAGTTTAAAATACAATTTTATGTAATTGTTATATTAACTTTTATTTCTTCACTTATTTTAGGTATTTCTCTCTCTGCCTCAACAAGAATAATTAACAACTATAAAGAAATTGTTCCGAAAATGGAAAAATTTGATTATGTTGCTACAAGAGAGGTAGGAACAGTTAATAATAAAGATTCAAAAACTGTTCCATTAATGGATTTTATAGATTTTCAATTTTTAGCTAAAAAATACTCAACTCAACCTGCAACAAGTGATTTAAATAGTGGGGTTGGATATAATTTTAATTTAATTTCTGTAGATAAAGAATCAACAAATTTAACAGGAGAAGCTAAAAAAGGAAAAGATAAGTTTTCTTTACAAAAAATTAATGATGGTTTAAAAGAACAATACTTAAAAAATTATCAAGAAACTTTTATATCTAAATCTTTTGAAGATGACAGTTTAAGAAGTGAGTTATTTAATTTATTAAGTAGCGATAACTTTTTAGAAACTATTTTTCACTATGAATATCAACAATTTTCAGGAGTAATTGAATATAAAGATACATATGATAAATTTAAAAAACTAAAAATATCAAGCACTACTAAGTATGCTGATTTTGTTGATGGTTCAACAATCGCAAATAATGAAAACTTTAATTTCAAAAAAGTAGTTTTTGAAAATTTTATTGTTAAAGGAATTCAAATTTTAAAATCAAACTTTTTAAATGATTTAAAGAGCAGAGCATCTTACTTAAAAGGTACAACTTTTGATAAATTATGAGAAATTGGTATAATCAATGATAATAACATCGATACACTGTTTGATAAATCTACAAATTCTTTAAAAAATGATAGTGTAAGTAAATACGACTTATATTTACAAACAGCCTTTACAACATTATTAGGACAAATTATTAACTCTGCAATTGATTATGTTCAATATTATATTGATGAAGCAATTTCTGAAGTTTCAAAAGTTAATGCTGACAAAATTATTGATAATGAACTACTTAAAAACCAATTTAATATAGTAGATAATAAAAAAGATAATTCTGGTTTTAATTATTATGATAAAACAAATAATCAAATAATTGCAAATACATTATTTACATTTATTTTTGGAAATAAATATAATAATCAAACTAGTTCAAAAGTTGAGCAAAGTCAAAAAATTAATAATATGCAATATAATGTAGAAGGACAAAATTTTCAAGTGCCTTATTTACAACAAATTGATTTAGATTATGATTTAATGCATAAAGAAGACTCAATAAACTATCAAAACTACTATTGTTATTCAAAAACAGATAAATTTACAAGAGGATTAAGAGGTAGTTTAAACCAACTTATAGTAACTTTAAACAACAACAAACCAACAGGTAGTGTTGGTAGAATGGATGTACTAAAACTATTAAAATTTGAAGAAAGAGGTTCAAGTTTAAATGAAAATCTTGTTTCTGAAAAAGGTTTTTTTAGTTTCGCAAACCGTAATGAATTAAATAGAAATTCAATTAATGATATAAAATTATTCTATTTAAAATCTCAAATCTCTGCTGAAGCTACAAATGTAAAAGTTGAAAACCGTGCAGAAATGAACTTTTCAGATGCACAACAAGAAAAAAAATATCGTCTTATTGTTTTAGACGATTTATGAAAATCTAGACTTACAGTTGTATCTGGATCATATCCAAAAGCTGACAATGAAATTTTAATAAACCCTCAATATGCTAAAGCAAATAAAATCAAATTAGGATCATCAATTTCAATTGGAGGATCTACATTTATTATTAGTGGTTTTGGAGTTGATCCATTAACTTTCTTTCCAGTTTCCGATGCTAGTGTTCCAATTCCAAATAGCAAAAAAGGATTAATTGCCTTCGGAACAGAGTCGACATTATCAAAAATAATTACAAGTGATTATGGAAAATTTACAACAAAATATTTAAATACGTTTGTAACTTCAAAACAAGATAAAAAGCATAAAAATGCAAGTTATGATATGTTAAATTATTATTCAAATATGATGTCAAATGAATCTTATTTATATCAATCATACAATGCAAAACAAAAAGTTGCAGAACAAACTAATAATAAAAAAGATTTTAAAGATGCACAAAGTTATATTGATTCATTTAATATTGGTTTTGAAAAATTTAGCACCTTTAATGACTCAAGTCTTTCTTATAACTGAACAGTTGCTCCGAAAATAACTCAAATCTTTCAAGTATTTTCTTACTCAGCCGCTTCAATCATCGCATTAATAGCTTTGGCAGCAACTTTAATTGGTATTAAAAAAACTATTCAATTAAATGCTGGTGAAATTACAATATTAAAAGCAATGGGAGCAAGAAGTTCAAGTATTGCTGTTTCTTACATTTCTTATGGTATTATTTCGTGTTTTTTAATTGTACCAATTGCATGAGTTATCTCTGCATTTTGTCAAGAAGCAATTGTGTCATTATTGATTTCGTATACCGGAGGAGCTTATTGGCAGGCTACATTTGACTGAGAAGCGATTCTTGCTTCGTTTAGTATATTTGGTGTTTTAACAATTGGAGTATCATATTATGTTGCTTATCGATTGGTTAAAAAACCTGTATTAGAAATTGCAGTTGATGCAAGTTTAGAAAAAGAGCATAAGATATTAAATAAATTAAAGAAATTACTAACGTTTAAAAGAAGTTTTTCAAGTCGATTTAGTACTGAGCTAGCAATTAATGGTTTTTCTAAAACCTTATTAACAGCAATAACTATCTTTTTAAATACATTTTTAATATCTGGGGTTATGGCTATTCCTGGAATTGTTAAAAAAACTTTATCTGAATATTATAAAAATGTTAATTATCAAAACTCAATGGATAATATTGGGGTTGTTGGTAATGCTCCATTATCAAAAACTAGTTTATCTGCTTGAAAAGGTGTTGAAAGTTATGAAGATCAATACATTGATACAAAAAGTAAATTAGAAGCAGATATTGGAATGGTTGGTAAAACTACTTCATCAGTACAACCAATTTCTGAACATTCAGTCATTCCAAAAGTGTTAATTTCAGAATCTAAAACTAATTCATTATCTTATGATTGAGCATATAATGTAGTTACTGAAGGTTTAAAAGATGAGAGCGGAAATCCAATTGCAGATTCAAACGTTATTTCTTATATAGCTTCATTCTTTGGAAATAACTTAGTTCAAATGATTGGAAAAAGTATTAGTATTGAAGATATTCAATTATTACTGGATTGAATAATTCATTCAGATAATGAAAAATATCAAAATTTAGATGCAAGAAAAGAAAAAATATTACAATTTTCTTCATTACTTTCGAATGGATTACCTGCAATTATTAAAACTTTATTTTCAAGTATTGATATTGAATCATCAAATGGACAATGAAAGCAAAAAATTATTGATGTAATTTTAGCTCAAACTCCAGCTTATGTTAGAAACTATGTAAATAAATCACAAAATCGAATTAATCAATATCGTTTTGGTTGAAACTTTAATAGTTACATTCCAACAGTTGATTCAATGTATACAAAAGTAAATATGAAAAGTAATTTAAAACCTACAACAATTACAGGTTTAGACAAAACTCAAACTGCTTTAAAAATATCTCAAAAAGCAAATAATATTTTCTTTACAAATGAAGATATTAAAAAAATTCAAGATATTTTATATGGTAATGTTGTTCAAAATGAAGACTTAGTAATAAATAATATTAAAGTTTATGATGCTCAAAATAAAAAAATATCAATACCTGCATTAGTAAACAATGAATCAAATATTATTTATAAATTCGAAGACAATCAAATTAAAAACTTAAAAACAGATCAAACGAGATTAACATTAGCAAAAGATGGAGCAAACATTCCAAATAGTGCTTGAAAATACGATGATAGAGATTATCAACTATACAAAAATAAATCATTAACAAAAGAAAATAGTTGACTAGATCCTGCAAGTTTAAGTAATTCTAAATTTACTTATTCACCTGTATTTAGAGGTGATAGCGAAAATGAAGTAGGGGATGGATTTTATACAAAAGGATTTGATCGTTATAATTCAGCTAAAAAAATGGTTGACAATACTTATGGATTTTATAATTTAGAATCTAAAGTAGTTAATGGGCAAGAAACTCTAAATGCAGAAATAAGACCTTATTATCAATATGATAATATGATGTTATTTATTCCTATGGAAAGATACGAAGAATTTAAAGAAATAATCAATCAAGGAAATGCAATTAATCGTGATGCATGATATGGAGAAGTTTCTAGTGATAAAGTTCCTGAAGATACTAAAAAAGATTGAAATAGTATTTTAGGATATAGTTCTAATAAATTTATGTGAATTAGACCTTATTCACTATATTTCGAACCAGTAAAAACATATTCAAAACCAAAAGAAAATTTAACTGGTGCTGAAACAAAAGATTTAACAACAATCAGAACTAATTTCATTCAATATGCATTTGCAAGAACAAATAATCCAATTTCAATTACAAATGATTATGAAATAGAATGAAATAAACTTTCAAAAGGTAATGTAAACGAAATAAGTCTTTTAAACTATGAAAATGTTGGAGTATATGGTGAAAGTGTTATAATTGCAGATCAAAGTTTAGTAAACTTAGTAAATGGATATAATGTTTCAAGATATATACCATTTGAATTTAGTTATGAAGATAAGTCAAAACCTAGTGGTCAATATGATGCAGGTGATGGTACAATGATTGATACTTATAAATTAAATAAACCTGAATCACAAATCGATCCAGCTAATAAAGAAAAATGAGTATTTGGAGATAATGATTTTGAAAAATCAATTCGTCCAAACATGTGATACAATGGAAGTTTTTCAAATGCAATTGAACCTTACTTTATAAGTACACAAGCTTCATTTGCAATGGACCCAAATATAGGAGATTACTCTGTAAATGGTCCAAATAACTTTTTAGCAACAGTAGAATTAAAAGATTATAAATTCTTAGGAGATCAAAAAAATCTGATTAATCAGATTTCGAATCTTGTAATTACAATTGGAACATTCTTTATTGTCTTTATGATAATAGTTTCAACTTTATCAATTATTTTAATTTCAGATATATATGTAAATCAATACAAACGGTTTATGGTTGTTATGAAAGCGCTTGGATATTCTAATCGTGAAGTTATAACTTATACATTTAAATTTGTAACAATTTGATCGTTAATCTTATTTGCATTAGCTACAGCTTTAAGTTATTTAACAGTTTATTTAGCAATGCACTTTATATCGCTATATGTAATTTCAATACCAATGGGATTTGTTTGGTGAACTCCATTAGTATCATCTTTATTAGTTGTTGTTTGTTATGTTGTAGCTATATCAATAACTACAAGAAAAATAAGAACTCAATCACCAACATTATTAATTATGTAA
- a CDS encoding alpha/beta fold hydrolase, which produces MKEIEIKSFDNKQLYTYIWDDVKKPIGVIHLIHGSAEHMLRYNEFAKFLNKNNYIVVGADHRGHGKTANLKENELGYFADKDGWNIIIKDLKVINDFITSSYKSLDIIIAGHSMGSFMVRHYISSYGDSVKGAFIIGTALYSNIVLNFGLGVANKNIKKFGPKNIDEFIWKLSYKPLNSKFKKFGKTGAEWLSNDSKVVQDFVDDYLTGQKFTSSGFRDLFTGLINIQKQDSIDRIPKNLPIFIMSGENDSVGKFGKDPKKLQKIYLKNGLDSKLRLYFNMRHEILNEVGKEKVWKDFIEFINQIKLKNNYIEL; this is translated from the coding sequence ATGAAAGAAATAGAAATAAAAAGTTTTGATAACAAACAACTATACACTTATATTTGAGATGATGTAAAAAAACCAATTGGAGTTATTCATTTAATTCATGGTAGTGCAGAGCATATGTTAAGATACAATGAGTTTGCAAAATTTTTAAATAAAAACAATTATATTGTTGTAGGAGCAGATCATCGAGGTCACGGGAAAACTGCTAATTTAAAAGAAAATGAATTAGGTTATTTTGCTGATAAAGATGGCTGAAATATAATAATTAAAGATTTAAAAGTAATAAATGATTTTATAACAAGCTCATATAAAAGTCTTGATATTATAATTGCAGGACATTCAATGGGTAGTTTTATGGTTAGACATTATATTTCAAGTTATGGAGACAGTGTAAAAGGGGCTTTTATAATTGGAACTGCACTTTATTCTAATATTGTTTTAAACTTTGGACTTGGAGTTGCAAATAAAAATATTAAAAAATTTGGACCCAAAAACATTGATGAATTTATTTGAAAATTAAGTTATAAGCCTTTAAATTCTAAATTTAAAAAGTTTGGAAAAACTGGTGCAGAATGATTAAGTAATGATAGTAAAGTTGTTCAAGATTTTGTTGATGATTATTTAACTGGACAAAAGTTTACAAGTTCTGGATTTAGAGACTTGTTTACAGGACTAATAAATATTCAAAAACAAGATTCAATTGATAGAATTCCAAAAAACTTACCAATTTTTATTATGTCTGGAGAAAATGATAGTGTTGGTAAATTTGGAAAAGATCCAAAAAAATTACAAAAAATATATTTAAAAAATGGTTTAGATTCTAAACTGCGCTTATATTTTAATATGCGTCATGAAATACTAAATGAAGTTGGAAAAGAAAAGGTTTGAAAAGACTTTATCGAATTTATTAATCAAATAAAATTAAAAAATAATTATATTGAATTATAA
- a CDS encoding Vmc-like lipoprotein signal peptide domain-containing protein, translated as MKRLISLLGVVSIASSSMAVVVSCKNKADETTFNDPNKQQDISKLVSQYAKSLYLNQNEIDTTSDGLGKIHYSSSYMIENYVRNNTLTELGLKDFKDADVNEFSRYSDISNKYFNKDKSLVSDKLQVGDSVYKGEVITPEMNSTINSIGSLMGSIPGILNSLSNPASFASIIAALQGQIKNFISPELLKTLGTILSNDVLKDLEHAFSVDAYKDDQSQFLSYEDAMNASIIGLANSVDKIINKEESQEKLSAKNSADIDKNINEAASRIADNLSGLMDGSKKFSFDITTDASSIPDVLFFLRTLLVYLNSVSFEEYTEKTFTLNQINKKRIEKISNTSNSFDFEKIIKVLSVIVNDTDKKGSTALKNLLGLLLVTPKDENGKNPNFSSKYEGRKNGLINIVSKLAIKLAGSESIDTSLLKIYIDSFLRSFINYGYENDFLFTIVMGQIPNNSESLSGFLKDLVQNIVGNTTEGNSKNDWDTYFKTYGKWIDYLYDNKNEKLGLSIKKLLQNPLKDLANLPLFGSSTKESSNIFDDKKVFGMEFLTEKSLKDIVNSISDNLGDKKPVIKFDSFAEIFKRLYTNDTFKNATSDINNFMKVFGLEDNGTIKAGSVLEQLQVIIQENVDWINAVIKTLDTNLKQFKAKLSVAEDASIDVFKALKVDTELKETNDFVYTITDSKTNTVNKFEIKLTSEQSYLLISSIDKL; from the coding sequence ATAGCTAGCTCTTCAATGGCAGTTGTTGTATCATGTAAAAATAAAGCTGACGAAACAACTTTTAATGACCCTAACAAACAACAAGATATTTCAAAATTAGTATCACAATATGCAAAATCATTATATTTAAATCAAAATGAAATTGATACAACAAGTGATGGATTAGGAAAAATACATTACAGTTCATCTTATATGATTGAAAATTATGTTAGAAATAATACATTAACAGAATTAGGTTTAAAAGACTTTAAAGATGCTGATGTAAATGAATTTAGTAGATATAGTGACATTTCTAATAAGTATTTTAATAAAGACAAATCACTTGTAAGTGATAAACTACAAGTTGGAGATAGTGTTTATAAAGGAGAAGTTATAACTCCAGAAATGAATTCAACAATAAATTCAATTGGTTCATTGATGGGATCAATTCCTGGTATTTTAAATTCTTTATCAAATCCAGCAAGTTTTGCTTCAATTATAGCTGCATTGCAAGGACAAATTAAAAACTTTATTTCTCCAGAATTATTAAAAACATTAGGAACTATTTTATCTAATGATGTTTTAAAAGACCTTGAACATGCATTCAGTGTTGATGCATACAAAGATGATCAAAGTCAATTTTTATCATATGAAGATGCAATGAATGCAAGTATTATTGGATTAGCAAATTCAGTAGATAAAATCATTAACAAAGAAGAAAGTCAAGAAAAATTATCAGCTAAAAATAGTGCTGATATTGATAAAAATATTAATGAAGCAGCATCAAGAATAGCTGATAATTTAAGTGGTTTAATGGATGGAAGTAAGAAATTTAGTTTCGACATTACTACTGATGCAAGTAGTATCCCAGATGTTTTATTCTTTTTAAGAACTTTACTTGTTTATTTAAACTCAGTTTCATTTGAAGAATATACAGAAAAAACATTTACTTTAAATCAGATTAACAAAAAAAGAATTGAAAAAATATCAAATACAAGTAATAGTTTTGATTTTGAAAAAATTATAAAAGTTCTAAGTGTAATTGTCAATGACACAGATAAAAAAGGAAGCACAGCTCTTAAAAATCTTTTAGGTTTATTATTGGTAACACCAAAGGATGAAAATGGTAAAAATCCAAATTTTAGCTCAAAATACGAGGGAAGAAAAAACGGATTAATAAATATAGTTTCTAAGTTAGCTATAAAATTAGCAGGTTCTGAATCTATTGATACATCTTTATTAAAAATATATATAGACTCATTTTTAAGAAGTTTTATAAATTACGGATATGAAAACGATTTTTTATTCACAATTGTTATGGGGCAAATACCAAATAATAGTGAATCATTATCAGGATTTTTAAAAGACTTAGTGCAAAACATAGTTGGTAATACAACTGAAGGTAATAGTAAAAATGATTGAGATACTTATTTTAAAACTTATGGTAAATGAATTGATTATTTATATGACAATAAAAATGAAAAGTTAGGTTTATCTATTAAAAAACTTTTACAAAATCCTTTAAAAGATTTAGCTAATTTACCTTTATTTGGATCAAGCACTAAAGAAAGTTCAAATATTTTTGATGATAAAAAAGTATTTGGAATGGAATTTTTAACTGAAAAATCTTTAAAAGATATTGTAAATAGTATTAGTGACAATCTTGGAGATAAAAAACCAGTTATTAAGTTTGATTCATTTGCAGAAATATTTAAAAGACTATATACTAATGATACTTTTAAAAATGCTACAAGCGATATAAATAACTTTATGAAAGTATTTGGTTTAGAAGACAATGGAACAATTAAAGCTGGATCTGTTTTAGAACAACTACAAGTAATTATTCAAGAAAATGTTGATTGAATTAATGCTGTGATAAAAACATTAGATACAAATCTAAAACAATTTAAAGCAAAATTAAGTGTAGCAGAAGATGCTTCCATAGATGTATTTAAGGCTTTAAAAGTTGATACAGAATTAAAAGAAACAAATGACTTTGTTTATACTATTACTGATAGTAAAACAAATACAGTTAATAAGTTTGAAATTAAATTAACAAGTGAACAAAGTTACTTACTAATTAGTTCAATTGATAAGTTATAG